The following are encoded together in the Xanthobacter autotrophicus Py2 genome:
- a CDS encoding conserved hypothetical protein (KEGG: gur:Gura_4358 hypothetical protein) — MSPRLVDALPRPSGAPGLRVWLKSSGYARRLLLGEGGDPWESAPRYLSFFTQAHGLLRPDVGVVDVGDLYRSWVERNPALKTQMAAKSRAAFPLKRMLEEEGPRRLLAEVVEAVAASLRGQTPLVLAFPAPRRWLAEAAAFAGREGVPIDADMVESAAMYMADLVRVVSALPIGGLLLEEDQAAEAGDLEASRPLVNVARHYRWGLALRGRDGGATSEFDTLISTEPVAGGDFALGLDVSRDLWSGGPLATLGGGQFYFAEIPEGAEPESVLQQLARLRA, encoded by the coding sequence ATGAGCCCACGGCTCGTGGATGCCCTGCCGCGTCCGTCCGGCGCGCCCGGGCTCAGGGTCTGGCTGAAGTCGTCGGGCTATGCCCGGCGCCTTCTGCTCGGCGAGGGGGGCGACCCGTGGGAGAGCGCGCCGCGCTATCTCTCTTTCTTCACCCAGGCCCATGGCCTGCTGCGACCGGACGTGGGCGTGGTGGACGTGGGCGATCTCTACCGCTCCTGGGTGGAGCGGAATCCTGCCCTGAAGACGCAGATGGCGGCGAAATCCCGCGCCGCCTTCCCGCTCAAGCGCATGCTGGAGGAGGAGGGTCCCCGCCGGCTGCTGGCGGAAGTGGTGGAGGCGGTGGCAGCGAGCTTGCGCGGGCAGACCCCGCTGGTGCTTGCCTTTCCCGCCCCGCGGCGCTGGCTCGCCGAGGCTGCCGCTTTCGCCGGGCGGGAGGGCGTCCCCATCGACGCCGACATGGTCGAGAGTGCCGCCATGTACATGGCGGACCTCGTGCGCGTGGTCTCGGCCCTTCCCATCGGCGGACTGCTGCTGGAAGAGGACCAGGCCGCCGAAGCCGGCGATCTGGAGGCGAGCCGGCCGCTGGTGAACGTCGCCCGGCATTATCGCTGGGGCCTGGCGTTGCGCGGGCGTGACGGGGGCGCCACCAGCGAGTTCGACACCCTCATCAGCACCGAGCCGGTTGCGGGTGGGGACTTCGCCCTCGGCCTCGACGTGAGCCGGGACCTGTGGAGCGGCGGGCCCCTCGCCACGCTTGGTGGCGGCCAGTTCTACTTCGCCGAGATCCCCGAGGGGGCAGAGCCGGAATCCGTGCTCCAGCAACTCGCCCGCCTGCGGGCCTGA